The nucleotide window ACTGCACACAAGAATGAACAAACTTACAAAGTCGAGCAGCCGAAGAAAATTTGAGTGGTTTCGTGCACCAATGACAGGGTTTCCAGCAACATGAGAAATTGTACCCTTGGATATCATAGCCTTATCAACTGTTGCTTGATTATTTAAGTTATCAATGTCTGATGCTGATGACGATGGTGATTCACCTAAATAATAATCCAAGAAAGACAAAGCCACACAATGCACATTTTAGCATGCCTTGTTATTATGCAAgaactcataaaaaaaaaattatgacagATGAGAAAATGCTGGTTTATAAAGTTAGCTTGCCCAAAAGACATATGAATACACAGAAATCAAAAGGGTCAAAAGGTGCACCCAAGAGATTTGAGATGTAACGTTCTGCGAATTAGAATGCGCAACCTAGATCACAAAACCCAATGTGGTAGGTAAATGTGGTAACTACGACTCCACTTATATCAAGCAAACAATATAAGGAATTATTTTAACACCAATCATAAAAAggtaaaatacaatgaagttccTAAGGTTTAACAGAACTTACAGATTAATCCCTTGTGTTAGTTTGGTAACGATTTGatccttaaattttattttcattaatactTTGGTCCTCATAGTTTACTTCTATTAACAAATTGGTCCCTATAACCAATGACTTTTGATGATCAATTTGTTAATAGAAGTAAAATGTGATGAccaaatttttaatgaaataaaattaaagcaCCAAATCGTTACCAAACTTACACAAGGGACTAATAAGAGAGTTTTGTTAAACCTCAAGGACTTTGTTGTAATTTACGCATCATAAAATAAGAGATATGCTTGAATTACATGTGCCTTGTAATTCCAAAGCAAATTACAACAATAACAACAATtaagccttaatcccaaactaATAGGGGTCGGTTATATGGATCCTTTTTTGCCACTTAGCAATATTAGACACCAACATCACATCAATATCCAAAACTTATAAATCCTTTGATATCACTTTCCTCAACGCCATTTTAGGTGTTCCCCTTCCCCTTCTCACTACTTTCCCTACTAACTTATTACACTTCCATAATGGGGCATTTGATGCTTTACGTCGAACATGACTAAACCATCTTAATCAACCCTCTCTCATTTTATCTACTTAAGCAAACAATAAAAGGAATTATTttcatattaataataaaattagccTGAACATATACAGATCCATATATCATTGTTTCATTTTCTTACCTTGGGAAAAAGTTTGTAAGCATGCTTGCAACTCATTTCGGCATAAGCTAGAATTTTTGCAGTTAACTACCCTCCAATATGCAATTTCCATGCATTTATATGCCAAAGAAGCAGCTGCCATTTCATGCCGTCTTTCATATTCTAAGGCACAGCATCTGCTAATTAAAGAGGTTAAATACAAAGCCAAATACATAGGTATACCAACAGAAAAACAATAGCTTCAACAAAATCTTGAactgtggaaaaaaaaaaacacactttTTAATGGCTTCAAATGTATCAACACTTCTAAGGCAAGAATTGAAATAGctaaatgatgatgtgaaatattgagagagggagagatgaCGGACAGGGAAAGAGATATATTTCCAATAAGATCACAATTACGGTGAATACATTTAGTATGCTACATAAGAAAGATACTTCCATAAGAACAACAATTCatacataaaagtttgaagttttGCTTACTCGCAAAGTTTAGCTGTAGTGCTGTACATTTGTATTTGAGTCACCTCTCCCTGTCTGCCTGCATCATTGCAAGTTTCCAGAAGAGAAGCTCCATGAAGAAACATTAGAGCAGCTTGGAAGTTTGTTTCATTACTCTCAAAACCAAACCCAGAgatctaaaaatcatgaaaaccaCAAGAAGGGTAAGGACAACAAGAACACAGAATATTTTTCCACCTGCTGGCACAACATAAAATGAATCTTACAAATGATGAACAAGAACAGATGACAAACCTTAAGACGATCAGCGTAATCTCTCATTTTTTTGGCTTCTTTCAGGGCATTACTAGCAGTTTGGCTAGAGGAATTTGTTCTCCCAGTACTTGAAGCATTAAGATCTCTGGCCCCTTTCATATCAAGCATACAGTGACCCAAACTTTGGCGAGCTCCATTGTTGGTCCCAGGATTTTCCAGGTTTTTTGATACCTTTGACACATCATCATTTCCAGAGACATAACACCAACGCCTGACAGATGCTCCTTCCTGCTGGGAGGTTGGTGCTGATTGGTGACTACTCTCATGCTTAGCTTCCTGCCCAGAATGTGCAGCTAATTTTTTAGTCCCACTTCTTGAATCTCTTTGCATAGGATCCAGTTTAGTTTCACCGTCAAAATCCTGGATCAGGTTCTCCGGTGTGGCAGTGTTCCACTTCCTGATGCGTACAGCACTCAATTTTGCATCTGAATCAGCACGCTCTCCTAGTTTTGATGGATTCTCCATTCTGCCATCTTTTGAGCATTGTCCTATAGAATCACTCAGGCTAACTCGAACCTTCTCATCCTTATTTGACTTGCTGCTAGGCTTACTAGGAATACCATGTTTAACATTGTTCATTCTTTTAAGCAAGGATGCACGAGATCTTGGATCAATCTCTGACTCATTCCTTATGCTCTTCTTTGAAAAATCACCATGTGCATTCACTGGTTTAGAAACCTTCATCTCATCTCTATCAAAATCAGATGTAGAACTTCTATCATTGTCTTTCAACAGTACAGATGAACCTTTACCAAATTTCTGTGGAAACAACACATTGTCATGTTGGTTCTTATCTTCTCTATCCTCATCATGGCAATATTTGATAGCAAGCAGACCACTAGAGCACTCACGACGTCCTGTGATTTCAACACCACCATTAAGCAAATCAGAAGAACATTTAGTTTGACCAATTTTGTGACTCGCATCTCCATCCTGGTAATCTAGCAGAAAAGGTTTACAGGATTCAGGATGATGGTCACCGGAGACTTTCTCCTTCTTTGCTTTCCCAGATTGATTAATCTGACCATCACCTTCCCCATCCCTGCATCTTCTTAGTCCATCAATTACAGGAAGGCCATCATTTGTAGCATTATCTTTTGCTAGAATATTTCCTCCAGTTGAACCAAGCTTTTCTCCAAATGAGGCCCTCAAAGGAGATGACGAAACTGATTCTACAGGTGAGCCTTTCGCATCATCAAAGGTTGCTCTTGTTTTAAGAGAACCTGAAACCTTCGAAGAGCTTGAGGTGGCTGTCATTGGAAGTTGTCCAGGTCCACAATCCTTTTTTGATGAGTCTACAACATCCAAAGTTATTTGAGATGCAAAATTTCTTCTATGTTTCCTTGTTTGCTCATCCTTATGAATACTTTTTACAGCTTCCATGCCATCATTTAGATGATCTTGACTTCCTACTGATAAAACAGGACCCACCTTCTCTTTTCTGTCTAATTTATCATTGCAGTTATTCATACTGGAAGCCCCACTCTTCGAAACCCTggatttcttttccttctttaatCCAACACACTCACCTTTTTCCTTGGCACTTAAACTGCTGTTGGCACCATTCTGATTGTCCTGCCACTCCCTCAATTtccttttcttcatagaaatatttattttgtcACTTGTGCCCATATTCAAGGACCCACCATCTGATGACATCTGAGTTCGGTCTCCCAACTTCTTCATGGAAACTAGTAATTTTTCCTTTCTATCAAATTTCAAATCCCCTGAAAAATGCTCATTTGATTTCCACACTTCCTTTCCACTTGCTTTAGTTGATAACCCACTTTTTGAATTTAGACCCATCCTGCCAAGGTCCATATCAGAATTATGATATTTATCAGTATGGGATGCATTCTCAGTCTTAGTTTTCTCAGAAGTCTCATATTCATAAAGATCAGTCTCCCTCTTGTTTTTCATTTTTATCTGCTTTGTGTCACCTGCTGATAAACATTACAAGACAAACACATGGCATCAACTAAAAAGTCCAACAGGCAAATGGAATGTGAGCTCTCAAAATGAATTACTTACCTCCATCAATATGATTCTCTTTCTGCTCTGCAACCAAGTTATGTGACGTATTCAAAGCATGAAAAGTAGATTTGTTCATTTGATTTGCTTCTGCAGGAGACTGGTTCATATCATTTAAGCTTCTGCTTTTCACAGATTCCTGCAAGTTGTACTGGTTCTTTGTCGAGTTCGATGACTGGATCATGCCACTACTGCTACCTGCCTTCCCCATTTCCTTCATACCCCGCTTCTTCTTTCCTGGAAACAAAGCAGCATGGGAATCGAAACTTTGGTGGTTGCGGTCAACATGTGGGTTATGCACTCTAGATGTAGTTCCACTGGCATGATTTTGCAGATTATTTTGACCAGCAGCATAAGGAAGCTGAAACAATGAATTGAGAGCTTTTGTTGTCTCTTCCTCACTGATGTCACACCGGTTCTTTCCAGGCCTATAAAGCATAAAAATCAACACACAGTTGTTTGTATGTGCAATATGGATTGATGGATGTCTGCCACACATACACTTCTCTTTCAAAGTGAAAAATCCAAATAAGTTTActtatttatctttattttttgcTCCCTCTTTTGGGTGATTTATAAGAATTAAAAACAAGGGACCCTTCTTGATTATAATAGGTTGCTGGCcttcaattgaaaagaatcaaACCCCAGAAGCCTAATCTTTCCATTAGGCAAAGACATTAATTGAATAAATAGACATTACCTAGCCAACCCCATTAAGAAAGGATTTAAGTTTAGTTGAATCAAGTCCAGTTCCACAGGTATAtacaaattgaaaaaaaaaaagaaagtaattATCTGATCTGAATGCATTATCTTATAATCAGAAAAGTAAAACCCAAAACTATAGGCAGTTTATGTAGATAAGATTATCTTCCATGCCCATATGTAAGCCAAAAAAATGAAGAAACTTACAGCCAGTTTAGCATAGTACACAGCCACTTTTCGGGGAGTTGATGAGGCTTTATGCCATAGGGTAACAACCGCCACTTCTGACAACTGTCACAACAGACCCAATTTTCTTCTATAAGTATAGGACCTGTAACAGGTGGTGCCACTTCAGAAGCAAGTGCATTTTCAGGTATTGAAGAGCCCACATATGCAACATCTTTGACCAATTCCCCAGGCATCAGCTGGTCACCGACTCTTTTACCATTAAATCTTTCCCTTGACTTATCAAAAGATGCATGTTGCTCCATCTCGAGATCTTCCATTGTAGATTCTTTCTGCCTACTAGCATAAGGCCTCTCTGACAAACCCATTTGACTATTTTTCTGTTCCGATTTCAAGTCCAAAGGATCTCTATGATTATCTCTGACCTTACTAATGTCCTTCTGCAACTTCCACTTGTGCATCTTAACTTTACTTTTAGAAACACCACAAGTAGCAGAAGCTGTATCTTTAGGTGCTCCACTGTCACCAATACCCAAGCTTTCCTTTGAGGGAACAGCAGCTGATTTTTTGCTACTTTCAGTGCCACATGACTTCTTGCCCTCCAACAATTGCCTTTCCTTCCCACCAGGCACGGAGAACTCATCTTGCTGATCAATCTTCTGTTTTGAAGAAGCCAGTGATCCAACTTTAAGATCTTCCTCGCATTTGGATGCATCAAAGTAACCTTTTGAAAAAGCAGAAAGTTTACTTTTCTTGGATTTACCATTACCATCACAACTAAGTGCTTTATGTTCCAAAACCTTTTCTACTGAACTATTCTGAGCATTTCTCTTCTCACTCTTGCCGCTGTCCTGgccagatctggactctaaagaGTCTTCCTTCATGAAGTCAGAAGAAAACAATTTATTTCTTATCCTACCCTGATCAGCCTCCCTGGGAACTTCAGATGACCAGCCAGTTGCTTTCAGAATCTCACCACCATTTGCTGTAACTGGTAGAGGCATACTCTTCAAGTCACTAGATAAAACGTCCTTGTTGTCTGCATTGTCATTTTCTAACTTTTTCTTGTCCGAAAAAGCTGTACTGTTCTCAAAAATAATACCATTCCCACATTTCATATCTACTGCTCTTTCACTCTTCCCTAAAAATTCCACCTCATTCCCCTTCAACAGTTTACCATTACCCATAAAAGAAATCGATTCATCTGCCAATAAGGCAAAATTGTCTTGACTACCCTTAAGGGAAAGCGCAAGTTTACTGTCTCTAGATAATTTCTCCTTTCTTATCAAACAAAGCAGACTCTCATGAAGAGGCGATATTAGGGCAACCCCAGGGACTGGGAAGGAAATCATCGTCTGTTTGAAGACATAAGATCATAAGCATTAGCCAGATCTCCTTTAGTTCATCCAGCTATCATTATTAAAGATTATAAAGAGGAAATTtatccccaaaaaaaaaaaaactcactgTGTTCATCCAGTGCCTGCAAAACAATATATTGCCTCTTGACAAAATATCAAAAGAGAAAGATGCTTTACCTGAAGAATGCTAGTGGGAGACTCATCTGCAATTTGTTGGACTACAGGCAGCATTCCATCACTTTCCTCAGGACTGTTCCCCAATGATGAAGATGGAGAGTTATCAAGCCCAAGACCACTATAAATGGCAGCATTTTTTCGTGCCACACTATCAGGACCCACTTTTATCCTAACCTTCAGTGTTCTTTGGTCAGATAAATTGCCTGTTTTATTGGAGTTCCCATCCTTCAGATTAGACTCCCAAGAAAATCGAGCAGAAGAAACGCTGGAATCTTGCTTTACTGAAAAATCCCCAGATGCCAACCTTGACTTATGCAATGCATTGGCACTGTAGGAAGCAGTTCCAAGCTTCACAGATGGGAGAGCATTGGAGGGAACTCTCAAACTCTGGGGGGCACCCTGTATGGTAACATAATCCACAGTGCTCAAGTAAAATAGAATTGCCCAAGCTGACAATATCAGCCATATATATCACCATTTTACCAAATCATTAAAAACAGGTGGAAAATTTTCCATATACCTCCACAGGAAAACTATTAGGAGATCTTGGTGGGCTAGAGTTATTTTGTGGAGTCTTTGGATGTGAACAAGCAGAGTTTCTTTGTGGAGATCGTTCATAGGTAGGCAGAAATGAGCCATACCCACCAAATTTAGCCCCTGTCAAAACAATGTGTCCAGCACCATCATTTTCAAAGCAGAAAAACTGCTTGCTCTTTCATTTGTGGTAGATGAACAACTTTCAATAGAAATCACTTACCCAAATTCTCTGCAGAAACGCCTCCCTCAAAATCCTTTTGAAAATGGCCCAAAACATTTTGAATCTTCTCATCCTTCAGGAAACAAACAGAAGTTTTCATTAAATTGGATATTGGAAAACACGATagagaagaagaaagagaaaaggagAGGCGATGAAGAGTAGAAAAACTTGATCATTCCCTCAAGCTTGATTGGGTTTTATACAGCTACAGAAATCCAAAACAGGAAGAATTCTAACTAGGGAAAAATAAAGATTCTAGGCTATTTTACAGCAACCTAATTATAATCTAAATATATATACACTTATGCAGTAAATAAAGGTCAACTCTCTACATATTTCAACAAATATAAAGAAACATGGAAGATAACACATACCGGATGAGGTGTAACCACAGTAGTTATACAGCCATTAATCATATTGAAAAGGGATATTTCTCATTAAGAATCAGTTAAAATTAACAACAATACAAATTAACAGTCATTTACACTTCAATCATTGGTCAACTGCGCAAAACAGTTAACAGCAATACAAATGTATACATTCAGCATAATTTTCTATCATCAATTTACTTTTGCATGGTCACACATGACACATCAGTACtaagtattttatttcaaaaactgCATGCAAATTACTTGAGCTTGAGTTCTGCACTTCCCCCTTTTCTTAGCAATCTCATGATGGATCAATATTGTCAGATTACAGAAAAGCTCTAATTGCATAAAAATTCTAGCCCACATATCATGAAAACCTTCTAAGAAAGCTAATAGTTCCTGCTACATGCTCTCTACTTATTTGATTGAGATAAGTTCCCGCTATATTTACGTCATGTTTATCACCCAAATGAGTGGAGAAAACAGAATAATACATAACAAAAATGAATTTAAGAAAACCCTCCTAATCCACCTAAATATCATGACCTTTGACACATGGAAATTTGTGTactcaaaactcaaagcaaagaaATGCTTAGCTTAATAATTAAGCTCTTTCCTCAACCAAGCAAACCATCAATTTTGGAGATCATACGCAAAACAAAAGTATAACTAACAGAACCAAAACTTACAGTCCCAAACCAATGTATTTGCCGAGGACAAACCATTACTCAATCTAATTACATTTGGttgttaattaaatttaaaattagcaTGATGTGAACCGAAGAAACTCCAAAATTAAGTAAAACAATGATTGTAGCCACAGttatgtcttcattaaagttagaaaATTAAGCAGAATTACCATTGAAAAACCCAAAATGTTATTGAAACAACAACATTAAAATGAACCCTTACAATGTAAGAGAGAGCAATCTCAGGGTCTATGCTGTCGTCATCATCCTTGTACTGGAATGCCTCTCCTTCCTCAAGCTCAGAATTCTCCATCTCCATACCTCCCATGAGAAACTAATCATAAAAAACTAAACCTAACCCAAAAACCCTAACTGAACCTTCCCTAAAGTCCAGCATCAGTTAAACAcctccagaaaaaaaaaaaaaaaaaaaaaacacttttctACCCACGAAAGCGCTCAAAAAACCCACCAAAACCTAGGGACCAAATCCCCTAATGCCGTCTTTGACCTTGACAAATCACTGACCCTCATTGATTGAGATATTAAATAAAACCAAACAAAATTGTTGATTAACGATTAATTTTGTATCGAAACTCACGATCAGGTTGGAGGATCGGGAGTTGACGATTGATTGGACCATCAATCACGGATAACCAGTG belongs to Hevea brasiliensis isolate MT/VB/25A 57/8 chromosome 4, ASM3005281v1, whole genome shotgun sequence and includes:
- the LOC110664235 gene encoding cysteine-tryptophan domain-containing zinc finger protein 7 isoform X2; the protein is MGGMEMENSELEEGEAFQYKDDDDSIDPEIALSYIDEKIQNVLGHFQKDFEGGVSAENLGAKFGGYGSFLPTYERSPQRNSACSHPKTPQNNSSPPRSPNSFPVEGAPQSLRVPSNALPSVKLGTASYSANALHKSRLASGDFSVKQDSSVSSARFSWESNLKDGNSNKTGNLSDQRTLKVRIKVGPDSVARKNAAIYSGLGLDNSPSSSLGNSPEESDGMLPVVQQIADESPTSILQTMISFPVPGVALISPLHESLLCLIRKEKLSRDSKLALSLKGSQDNFALLADESISFMGNGKLLKGNEVEFLGKSERAVDMKCGNGIIFENSTAFSDKKKLENDNADNKDVLSSDLKSMPLPVTANGGEILKATGWSSEVPREADQGRIRNKLFSSDFMKEDSLESRSGQDSGKSEKRNAQNSSVEKVLEHKALSCDGNGKSKKSKLSAFSKGYFDASKCEEDLKVGSLASSKQKIDQQDEFSVPGGKERQLLEGKKSCGTESSKKSAAVPSKESLGIGDSGAPKDTASATCGVSKSKVKMHKWKLQKDISKVRDNHRDPLDLKSEQKNSQMGLSERPYASRQKESTMEDLEMEQHASFDKSRERFNGKRVGDQLMPGELVKDVAYVGSSIPENALASEVAPPVTGPILIEENWVCCDSCQKWRLLPYGIKPHQLPEKWLCTMLNWLPGKNRCDISEEETTKALNSLFQLPYAAGQNNLQNHASGTTSRVHNPHVDRNHQSFDSHAALFPGKKKRGMKEMGKAGSSSGMIQSSNSTKNQYNLQESVKSRSLNDMNQSPAEANQMNKSTFHALNTSHNLVAEQKENHIDGGDTKQIKMKNKRETDLYEYETSEKTKTENASHTDKYHNSDMDLGRMGLNSKSGLSTKASGKEVWKSNEHFSGDLKFDRKEKLLVSMKKLGDRTQMSSDGGSLNMGTSDKINISMKKRKLREWQDNQNGANSSLSAKEKGECVGLKKEKKSRVSKSGASSMNNCNDKLDRKEKVGPVLSVGSQDHLNDGMEAVKSIHKDEQTRKHRRNFASQITLDVVDSSKKDCGPGQLPMTATSSSSKVSGSLKTRATFDDAKGSPVESVSSSPLRASFGEKLGSTGGNILAKDNATNDGLPVIDGLRRCRDGEGDGQINQSGKAKKEKVSGDHHPESCKPFLLDYQDGDASHKIGQTKCSSDLLNGGVEITGRRECSSGLLAIKYCHDEDREDKNQHDNVLFPQKFGKGSSVLLKDNDRSSTSDFDRDEMKVSKPVNAHGDFSKKSIRNESEIDPRSRASLLKRMNNVKHGIPSKPSSKSNKDEKVRVSLSDSIGQCSKDGRMENPSKLGERADSDAKLSAVRIRKWNTATPENLIQDFDGETKLDPMQRDSRSGTKKLAAHSGQEAKHESSHQSAPTSQQEGASVRRWCYVSGNDDVSKVSKNLENPGTNNGARQSLGHCMLDMKGARDLNASSTGRTNSSSQTASNALKEAKKMRDYADRLKISGFGFESNETNFQAALMFLHGASLLETCNDAGRQGEVTQIQMYSTTAKLCECCALEYERRHEMAAASLAYKCMEIAYWRVVNCKNSSLCRNELQACLQTFSQGESPSSSASDIDNLNNQATVDKAMISKGTISHVAGNPVIGARNHSNFLRLLDFTQDVNFAMEASRKSQNTYSAANVALEQVQNRECIISVKRVIDFSFQDVEGLILLVQHAMEAITQAGLVGARD
- the LOC110664235 gene encoding cysteine-tryptophan domain-containing zinc finger protein 5 isoform X1, with amino-acid sequence MGGMEMENSELEEGEAFQYKDDDDSIDPEIALSYIDEKIQNVLGHFQKDFEGGVSAENLGAKFGGYGSFLPTYERSPQRNSACSHPKTPQNNSSPPRSPNSFPVEGAPQSLRVPSNALPSVKLGTASYSANALHKSRLASGDFSVKQDSSVSSARFSWESNLKDGNSNKTGNLSDQRTLKVRIKVGPDSVARKNAAIYSGLGLDNSPSSSLGNSPEESDGMLPVVQQIADESPTSILQTMISFPVPGVALISPLHESLLCLIRKEKLSRDSKLALSLKGSQDNFALLADESISFMGNGKLLKGNEVEFLGKSERAVDMKCGNGIIFENSTAFSDKKKLENDNADNKDVLSSDLKSMPLPVTANGGEILKATGWSSEVPREADQGRIRNKLFSSDFMKEDSLESRSGQDSGKSEKRNAQNSSVEKVLEHKALSCDGNGKSKKSKLSAFSKGYFDASKCEEDLKVGSLASSKQKIDQQDEFSVPGGKERQLLEGKKSCGTESSKKSAAVPSKESLGIGDSGAPKDTASATCGVSKSKVKMHKWKLQKDISKVRDNHRDPLDLKSEQKNSQMGLSERPYASRQKESTMEDLEMEQHASFDKSRERFNGKRVGDQLMPGELVKDVAYVGSSIPENALASEVAPPVTGPILIEENWVCCDSCQKWRLLPYGIKPHQLPEKWLCTMLNWLPGKNRCDISEEETTKALNSLFQLPYAAGQNNLQNHASGTTSRVHNPHVDRNHQSFDSHAALFPGKKKRGMKEMGKAGSSSGMIQSSNSTKNQYNLQESVKSRSLNDMNQSPAEANQMNKSTFHALNTSHNLVAEQKENHIDGAGDTKQIKMKNKRETDLYEYETSEKTKTENASHTDKYHNSDMDLGRMGLNSKSGLSTKASGKEVWKSNEHFSGDLKFDRKEKLLVSMKKLGDRTQMSSDGGSLNMGTSDKINISMKKRKLREWQDNQNGANSSLSAKEKGECVGLKKEKKSRVSKSGASSMNNCNDKLDRKEKVGPVLSVGSQDHLNDGMEAVKSIHKDEQTRKHRRNFASQITLDVVDSSKKDCGPGQLPMTATSSSSKVSGSLKTRATFDDAKGSPVESVSSSPLRASFGEKLGSTGGNILAKDNATNDGLPVIDGLRRCRDGEGDGQINQSGKAKKEKVSGDHHPESCKPFLLDYQDGDASHKIGQTKCSSDLLNGGVEITGRRECSSGLLAIKYCHDEDREDKNQHDNVLFPQKFGKGSSVLLKDNDRSSTSDFDRDEMKVSKPVNAHGDFSKKSIRNESEIDPRSRASLLKRMNNVKHGIPSKPSSKSNKDEKVRVSLSDSIGQCSKDGRMENPSKLGERADSDAKLSAVRIRKWNTATPENLIQDFDGETKLDPMQRDSRSGTKKLAAHSGQEAKHESSHQSAPTSQQEGASVRRWCYVSGNDDVSKVSKNLENPGTNNGARQSLGHCMLDMKGARDLNASSTGRTNSSSQTASNALKEAKKMRDYADRLKISGFGFESNETNFQAALMFLHGASLLETCNDAGRQGEVTQIQMYSTTAKLCECCALEYERRHEMAAASLAYKCMEIAYWRVVNCKNSSLCRNELQACLQTFSQGESPSSSASDIDNLNNQATVDKAMISKGTISHVAGNPVIGARNHSNFLRLLDFTQDVNFAMEASRKSQNTYSAANVALEQVQNRECIISVKRVIDFSFQDVEGLILLVQHAMEAITQAGLVGARD